One window of the Burkholderia ubonensis subsp. mesacidophila genome contains the following:
- the soxR gene encoding redox-sensitive transcriptional activator SoxR: MGTAEESKGPLLSIREVAARSGVPASTLRFYESRGLIKSHRSGSSHRQYSRSVLRLIAFIVFAQKIGYSLDEIAEQLVSLPEDTAPTNKDWQRLSRGWKQRVANRIEELQRLYINLDECIGCGCLSLKHCKLTNPEDRAGRNGPGARRWLGDPPPTDLD, translated from the coding sequence ATGGGTACTGCGGAAGAGTCGAAAGGGCCGTTGCTGTCGATCCGCGAAGTCGCCGCGCGCAGCGGCGTGCCGGCATCGACGCTGCGCTTCTACGAATCGCGCGGCCTCATCAAGTCGCACCGCAGCGGCTCGAGCCATCGCCAGTATTCGCGCTCGGTGCTGCGCCTGATCGCGTTCATCGTGTTTGCGCAGAAGATCGGCTATTCGCTCGACGAGATCGCCGAACAGCTCGTGAGCCTGCCGGAAGACACGGCACCGACCAACAAGGACTGGCAACGGCTGTCGCGCGGGTGGAAGCAGCGGGTTGCGAACCGGATCGAGGAACTGCAGCGGCTCTACATCAACCTCGACGAATGCATCGGGTGCGGCTGCCTGTCGCTGAAGCACTGCAAGCTGACCAACCCCGAGGATCGCGCAGGCCGCAACGGGCCCGGCGCGCGACGCTGGCTCGGCGACCCGCCGCCCACCGACCTCGACTGA
- a CDS encoding efflux RND transporter periplasmic adaptor subunit produces MLSFPVPRTAPLGAVCALLLALSGCHDGNGDRPAQSPPEVGVATIAPRTVRLADEFNGRVEAVDAVELRPRVSGYLQRVAYKEGDLVPQGAVLFVIDPRPYRIALDRAIAQRQRARAAAGLAQVQLKRVQTLIDSHATSQEELDNARAADAQARADLQAADAAVADAQLNLGFTEVRAPISGRVGRAMATVGNLARADDTLLTTVVSQDPVYVYFDCDEQSYLRYNARRTDPKHRAIGADPVRVGLANETGFPHAGTVDFLDNRLDSTTGTIRARVRLANADRTFTPGLYARVQLVGGRAEGALLVDDKAVLTDQDRKYVYVVGPGDKALRRDVTIGRALDGERIVEKGLKAGDRVIVDGVQRVFYPGAPVKPKTLAASVEAAAPAAR; encoded by the coding sequence ATGCTCTCTTTTCCCGTACCCAGGACGGCGCCGCTGGGCGCCGTCTGCGCGCTGCTGCTGGCGTTGTCCGGCTGTCATGACGGCAACGGCGATCGGCCGGCCCAATCTCCCCCCGAAGTCGGCGTCGCGACGATCGCGCCGCGCACCGTGCGTCTTGCCGATGAATTCAACGGCCGCGTCGAGGCGGTCGACGCGGTCGAGCTCAGGCCGCGCGTGAGCGGCTACCTGCAGCGCGTCGCCTACAAGGAGGGCGACCTCGTGCCGCAAGGCGCGGTGCTGTTCGTGATCGATCCGCGCCCGTACCGGATCGCGCTCGACCGCGCGATCGCGCAGCGGCAGCGCGCCCGCGCGGCGGCCGGTCTCGCACAGGTGCAGCTCAAGCGCGTGCAGACGCTGATCGATTCGCACGCGACGTCGCAGGAGGAGCTCGACAACGCGCGTGCCGCCGACGCGCAGGCGCGCGCCGACCTGCAGGCGGCCGACGCCGCCGTCGCCGATGCGCAGCTGAATCTCGGCTTTACCGAGGTGCGCGCGCCGATCTCCGGCCGCGTCGGCCGCGCGATGGCGACGGTCGGCAACCTCGCCCGCGCCGACGACACGCTGCTCACGACGGTCGTATCGCAGGATCCTGTCTATGTGTATTTCGATTGCGACGAGCAGAGCTACCTGCGCTACAACGCGCGGCGCACCGATCCGAAGCATCGCGCGATCGGCGCCGATCCGGTGCGCGTCGGGCTCGCGAACGAGACGGGCTTCCCGCACGCGGGCACGGTCGACTTCCTCGATAACCGGCTCGATTCGACGACCGGCACGATCCGCGCGCGCGTGCGCCTGGCCAATGCCGACCGCACGTTCACGCCGGGCCTCTATGCGCGCGTGCAGCTCGTCGGCGGCCGGGCCGAGGGCGCGCTGCTGGTCGACGACAAGGCGGTGCTGACCGATCAGGACCGCAAGTACGTCTATGTGGTCGGCCCGGGCGACAAGGCGCTGCGCCGCGACGTGACGATCGGCCGCGCGCTGGACGGCGAGCGGATCGTCGAGAAGGGGCTGAAGGCGGGCGATCGCGTGATCGTCGACGGCGTGCAGCGGGTCTTCTATCCGGGCGCGCCGGTGAAGCCGAAGACGCTGGCCGCGTCCGTCGAAGCCGCCGCGCCCGCGGCGCGGTAA
- a CDS encoding NAD(P)/FAD-dependent oxidoreductase has product MFTLSDPVRIVIVGGGIAGLQLATRLGERLGKSGRAQVTVIDRSPTHVWKPMLHTIAAGTRDVQQQQVIFLAHAREHGYAYQPGELQGLDRARQRVRLGEIRSQDGALVLEARELEYDVLILALGSQANDFGVPGVREHCYFIDSQRQAETFNEALRMRVFRSVARDEPFRVAIVGAGATGVELAAELSRLLEVAQAYGDATVRERLRLTLLESGPRILAAFPPRISASAQRRLEQIGFHVLTSTRVTSADAHGFHHGDGAFAKADLMVWAAGVKAPDFMQALGGLDTNRANQIVVGPTLQATGDARVFAIGDCASLLPDGHERPLPPTAQVATQQAEHLAKHLPAWLDGKPMPAFAFHDFGALVSISDYDAFGTLGQFGFFRGGFIQGRLAQFSHLMLYRRHQQALHGFSKATLLWIAERINGCVQPRIRLS; this is encoded by the coding sequence ATGTTTACACTATCCGACCCCGTCCGTATCGTCATCGTCGGCGGCGGCATCGCCGGATTGCAGCTCGCGACCCGCCTGGGCGAGCGGCTCGGCAAGTCCGGACGCGCGCAGGTCACGGTCATCGACCGCAGCCCGACGCACGTGTGGAAGCCGATGCTGCACACGATCGCGGCCGGCACGCGCGATGTCCAGCAACAGCAGGTGATCTTCCTCGCCCACGCCCGCGAGCACGGCTACGCGTACCAGCCTGGCGAACTTCAGGGGCTCGATCGCGCGCGGCAGCGCGTGCGGCTCGGCGAGATCCGCTCGCAGGACGGGGCATTGGTGCTCGAAGCGCGCGAACTCGAATACGACGTGCTGATCCTCGCGCTCGGCAGCCAGGCCAACGATTTCGGCGTGCCGGGCGTGCGCGAGCACTGCTACTTCATCGACAGTCAGCGGCAGGCCGAAACCTTCAACGAAGCGTTGCGGATGCGCGTATTCCGCAGCGTCGCGCGCGACGAGCCGTTCCGTGTCGCGATCGTCGGCGCGGGCGCGACGGGCGTGGAACTCGCGGCGGAACTGAGCCGGCTGCTGGAAGTGGCGCAAGCATACGGCGACGCGACGGTGCGCGAGCGGCTGCGGCTCACGCTGCTCGAAAGCGGCCCGCGCATCCTCGCCGCATTTCCGCCGAGGATTTCCGCGTCCGCGCAGCGGCGGCTCGAACAGATCGGCTTTCATGTGCTGACGTCGACGCGCGTGACGTCGGCCGACGCGCACGGCTTCCACCATGGCGACGGTGCGTTCGCGAAAGCGGACCTGATGGTCTGGGCGGCCGGCGTGAAGGCGCCCGATTTCATGCAGGCGCTGGGCGGGCTCGACACGAACCGCGCGAACCAGATCGTCGTCGGGCCCACGCTGCAGGCGACGGGCGACGCGCGCGTGTTCGCGATCGGCGATTGCGCGAGCCTGCTGCCCGACGGCCACGAGCGGCCGCTGCCGCCCACCGCGCAGGTCGCGACGCAGCAAGCCGAGCATCTTGCGAAGCACCTGCCCGCGTGGCTCGACGGCAAGCCGATGCCCGCCTTCGCGTTCCACGATTTCGGCGCGCTCGTGTCGATCAGCGACTACGACGCGTTCGGCACGCTCGGGCAATTCGGCTTCTTCCGCGGCGGCTTCATCCAGGGGCGGCTCGCGCAGTTCAGCCACCTGATGCTGTACCGCCGTCACCAGCAGGCGCTGCACGGTTTCTCCAAGGCCACGCTGCTGTGGATCGCGGAACGGATCAACGGCTGCGTGCAGCCTCGCATCCGCCTGTCGTGA
- a CDS encoding efflux RND transporter permease subunit, giving the protein MDFSRFFIDRPIFAVVLSIVIFALGLIAVPMLPAGEYPEVVPPSVVVRATYPGANPKAIAESVAEPLEEAINGVEGIMYMKSVAGSDGSLQVVVTFVPGVDPDTAAVRVQNRVSQALSRLPDEVRQYGVTTQKQSPTPLMYVSLYSPDSSRDSLYLRNYLTLNVKDELSRITGIGDVGVYGSGDYAMRIWLDPNRLASRGLTASDAIAAVREQNVQVSAGQLGAEPSPKATDFLVSINVRGRLRTVQEFGDIVLRNGDDGQVVKLSDVARLELGAGDYTLRSFFNDKQSAVVGVFLSPGANALDVAKAVYAKLDELSKRFPPGIAYRPVWDPTVFVRESIRAVQHTLIEAVVLVVFVVILFLQTWRASIIPLVAVPVSVVGTFAWLLLLLGYSINTLTLFGLVLAIGIVVDDAIVVVENVERNIAQGLSPRDAAHQAMKEVSGPIVAIALVLCAVFVPMAFLSGVTGQFYKQFAVTIAISTVISAINSLTLSPALAAKLLRPHGAPPDALARALDRAFGWLFRPFNRFFERSSDRYHGVVGRTLKRRGAVFAVYAALLAATALLFNTVPGGFIPVQDKLYLFAGAKLPEGASLSRTNAVAEEMARIARSTEGVEMVAGFSGLNALQGVNTPNITNSYVILKPFDQRKRSAAQINAELGARFAAIHGGIAYAMMPPPIQGLGNGSGYSLYLEDRAGLGYGALQNALTAFQAAVAKTPGMRYPVSSYQANIPQLEVKVDRLKAKAQGVALTDLFSTLQVYLGSIYVNDFNLFGRVYRVMAQADAGHRQTAEDIANLRTRNAKGEMVPIGSMVTVEPTYGPDPVVRYNGYPAADLIGDADPKVMSSAQAIAKLEQIAKDVLPPGITLEWTDLSYQQVTQSNAAIVVFPLAVMLVFLVLASLYESWTLPLAVILIVPVCMCAALFGVWLSGGDNNVFVQVGLVVLMGLACKNAILIVEFARELEIQGQGTVEAALEACRLRLRPIVMTSVAFIAGSVPLLIGSGAGSEVRAATGVTVFAGMLGVTLFGLFLTPVFYVAIRKLAGGTPAVWSEQHGTLEGENR; this is encoded by the coding sequence ATGGATTTCTCCCGTTTCTTCATCGACCGGCCGATCTTCGCGGTCGTGCTGTCGATCGTCATCTTCGCGCTCGGGCTGATCGCGGTTCCGATGCTGCCCGCGGGCGAGTATCCGGAAGTGGTGCCGCCGAGCGTCGTGGTGCGCGCGACGTATCCGGGCGCGAACCCGAAGGCCATCGCCGAATCGGTCGCCGAACCGCTCGAGGAAGCGATCAACGGCGTCGAAGGGATCATGTACATGAAGTCGGTGGCCGGCTCCGACGGCAGCCTGCAGGTGGTCGTCACGTTCGTGCCGGGCGTCGATCCGGACACGGCCGCGGTGCGCGTGCAGAACCGCGTGAGCCAGGCGCTGTCGCGACTGCCCGACGAGGTGCGCCAGTACGGCGTGACGACGCAGAAGCAGTCGCCGACGCCGCTGATGTACGTGAGCCTCTACTCGCCCGACAGCAGCCGCGATTCGCTGTACCTGCGCAATTACCTGACGCTGAACGTGAAGGACGAGCTGTCGCGGATCACCGGCATCGGCGACGTCGGCGTATACGGCTCCGGCGACTATGCGATGCGGATCTGGCTCGACCCGAACCGGCTCGCGTCGCGCGGGCTGACCGCGAGCGACGCGATTGCCGCGGTGCGCGAGCAGAACGTGCAGGTATCGGCGGGCCAGCTCGGCGCGGAGCCGTCGCCGAAGGCGACCGACTTCCTCGTGTCGATCAACGTGCGCGGCCGGCTGCGCACGGTGCAGGAATTCGGCGACATCGTGCTGCGCAACGGCGACGACGGCCAGGTCGTCAAGCTGTCCGACGTCGCGCGGCTCGAACTGGGCGCCGGCGACTACACGTTGCGGTCGTTCTTCAACGACAAGCAATCGGCGGTGGTCGGCGTGTTCCTGTCGCCGGGCGCGAACGCGCTCGACGTCGCGAAGGCGGTGTACGCGAAGCTCGACGAGCTGTCGAAGCGCTTCCCGCCCGGCATCGCGTACCGGCCCGTGTGGGACCCGACGGTGTTCGTGCGCGAATCGATCCGCGCGGTGCAGCACACGCTGATCGAGGCGGTCGTGCTGGTCGTGTTCGTCGTGATCCTGTTCCTGCAGACGTGGCGCGCCTCGATCATTCCGCTCGTCGCGGTGCCGGTGTCGGTGGTCGGCACGTTCGCGTGGCTGCTGCTGCTGCTCGGCTATTCGATCAATACGCTGACGCTGTTCGGGCTCGTGCTGGCGATCGGGATCGTCGTCGACGACGCGATCGTCGTGGTCGAGAACGTGGAGCGCAACATCGCGCAGGGGCTGAGCCCGCGTGATGCCGCGCACCAGGCGATGAAGGAGGTGTCGGGCCCGATCGTCGCGATCGCGCTGGTGCTGTGCGCGGTATTCGTGCCGATGGCGTTCCTGTCGGGCGTCACCGGCCAGTTCTACAAGCAGTTCGCGGTGACGATCGCGATCTCGACGGTGATCTCCGCGATCAACTCGCTGACGCTGTCGCCCGCGCTCGCCGCGAAGCTGCTGCGGCCGCACGGCGCGCCGCCGGACGCACTCGCGCGCGCGCTCGACCGTGCGTTCGGCTGGCTGTTCCGTCCGTTCAACCGCTTCTTCGAGCGCAGCTCGGACCGCTATCACGGCGTCGTCGGCCGCACGCTGAAGCGGCGCGGCGCGGTGTTCGCGGTCTATGCGGCGCTGCTCGCGGCGACGGCGCTGCTGTTCAACACGGTGCCCGGCGGCTTCATCCCGGTCCAGGACAAGCTGTACCTGTTCGCCGGCGCGAAGCTGCCCGAAGGCGCGTCGCTGTCGCGCACGAACGCGGTGGCGGAGGAGATGGCGCGGATCGCGCGCAGCACCGAAGGCGTCGAAATGGTGGCGGGCTTCTCGGGCCTGAACGCGCTGCAGGGCGTGAACACGCCGAACATCACGAACTCGTACGTGATCCTCAAGCCGTTCGACCAGCGCAAGCGCAGCGCCGCGCAGATCAACGCCGAACTGGGTGCGCGGTTCGCGGCGATCCATGGCGGCATCGCCTACGCGATGATGCCGCCGCCGATCCAGGGGCTGGGCAACGGGTCGGGGTATTCGCTGTACCTGGAGGATCGCGCGGGGCTCGGCTACGGCGCGCTGCAGAACGCGCTGACCGCGTTCCAGGCCGCCGTCGCGAAGACGCCGGGGATGCGCTATCCGGTCAGCTCGTACCAGGCGAACATCCCGCAGCTCGAAGTGAAGGTCGACCGGCTGAAAGCGAAGGCGCAGGGCGTCGCGCTGACCGACCTGTTCAGCACGCTGCAGGTCTATCTCGGCTCGATCTACGTGAACGACTTCAACCTGTTCGGCCGCGTCTACCGCGTGATGGCGCAGGCGGACGCCGGTCATCGGCAGACCGCGGAGGACATCGCGAACCTGCGCACGCGCAACGCGAAAGGCGAGATGGTGCCGATCGGCTCGATGGTGACCGTCGAGCCGACCTACGGGCCGGATCCGGTGGTCCGCTACAACGGCTATCCGGCCGCGGACCTGATCGGCGACGCGGACCCGAAGGTGATGTCGTCCGCGCAGGCGATCGCGAAGCTCGAGCAGATCGCGAAGGACGTGCTGCCGCCCGGCATCACGCTCGAATGGACCGACCTCAGCTACCAGCAGGTCACGCAGAGCAACGCGGCGATCGTCGTGTTCCCGCTCGCGGTGATGCTGGTGTTCCTCGTGCTCGCATCGTTGTACGAAAGCTGGACGCTGCCGCTCGCGGTGATCCTGATCGTGCCGGTGTGCATGTGCGCGGCGCTGTTCGGCGTGTGGCTGTCCGGCGGCGACAACAACGTGTTCGTGCAGGTCGGTCTCGTCGTGCTGATGGGGCTGGCGTGCAAGAACGCGATCCTGATCGTCGAGTTCGCGCGCGAGCTCGAGATCCAGGGGCAGGGGACCGTCGAGGCCGCACTTGAAGCGTGCCGGCTGCGGCTGCGCCCGATCGTGATGACGTCGGTTGCGTTCATCGCCGGCTCGGTGCCGCTGCTGATCGGCAGCGGCGCGGGCAGCGAAGTGCGCGCGGCCACCGGCGTCACCGTGTTCGCGGGGATGCTCGGCGTCACGTTGTTCGGGCTGTTCCTGACGCCGGTGTTCTACGTTGCGATCCGCAAGCTCGCGGGCGGCACGCCGGCCGTCTGGAGCGAGCAGCATGGCACCCTCGAAGGAGAAAACCGATGA
- a CDS encoding dicarboxylate/amino acid:cation symporter has protein sequence MNKRMSAAGWILLAMAAGILIGYMIHTQFPDKQSAEEIAGYISLVSDVFLRLIKMVIGPLVFSTLVVGIAHMGDASSVGRVFVKALGWFVTASLISLLLGLLMANLLRPGESLGLPLPDIGASAHLATSRFTLKDFVGHMVPKSFAEAMANNEILQIVVFSMFFGVALAGLGERARILVAAIDQLAHVMLRITGYVMKLAPLAVLAAMASTVAINGLSILLKFAVFMGDFYVSLFLLWSALVAAGLLFLGRRVFRLLVLIKEAFMLSFATASSEAAYPKILDALDRFGVRRKISSFVMPMGYSFNLDGSMMYCTFASLFIAQAYGIHLSLGTQVTMLLILMLTSKGMAGVPRASLVVIAATLHQFDIPEAGLLLILGVDAFLDMGRSATNAVGNSIASAVVAKWEGALMSEAEAEANAARLDAEAEKQMNEPARDADRVTAA, from the coding sequence ATGAACAAACGAATGTCCGCGGCAGGCTGGATCCTGCTCGCGATGGCGGCCGGCATCCTGATCGGCTACATGATCCATACGCAGTTCCCGGACAAGCAGTCCGCGGAGGAGATCGCCGGCTACATCTCGCTGGTGTCCGACGTGTTCCTGCGTCTGATCAAGATGGTGATCGGTCCGCTGGTGTTCTCGACGCTGGTCGTCGGCATCGCGCACATGGGCGACGCGTCGTCCGTGGGGCGCGTGTTCGTGAAGGCGCTGGGCTGGTTCGTCACCGCGTCGCTGATTTCGCTGCTGCTCGGGCTGCTGATGGCGAACCTGCTGCGGCCCGGCGAGAGCCTCGGGCTGCCGCTGCCGGATATCGGTGCGTCCGCGCATCTCGCGACCTCCAGGTTCACGTTGAAGGATTTCGTGGGTCACATGGTGCCGAAGTCGTTCGCCGAGGCGATGGCGAACAACGAGATCCTGCAGATCGTCGTGTTCTCGATGTTCTTCGGCGTCGCGCTCGCGGGGCTCGGCGAACGCGCCAGGATCCTCGTCGCGGCGATCGACCAGCTCGCGCACGTGATGCTCAGGATCACCGGCTATGTGATGAAGCTTGCGCCGCTCGCGGTGCTGGCGGCGATGGCGTCGACCGTCGCGATCAACGGCCTGTCGATCCTGCTGAAATTCGCGGTGTTCATGGGGGACTTCTACGTGAGCCTGTTCCTGCTGTGGAGCGCGCTCGTCGCCGCCGGGCTGTTGTTCCTCGGCCGTCGCGTGTTCAGGCTGCTCGTGCTGATCAAGGAAGCGTTCATGCTGTCGTTCGCAACCGCGAGCTCGGAAGCCGCGTATCCGAAGATCCTCGACGCGCTCGACCGTTTCGGCGTCCGGCGCAAGATCTCGAGCTTCGTGATGCCGATGGGTTATTCGTTCAACCTCGATGGCTCGATGATGTACTGCACGTTCGCGTCGCTGTTCATCGCGCAGGCATACGGCATTCACTTGTCGCTCGGCACGCAGGTCACGATGCTGCTGATCCTGATGCTGACGTCGAAGGGGATGGCCGGCGTGCCGCGCGCGTCGCTCGTCGTGATCGCGGCGACCCTGCACCAGTTCGACATTCCGGAAGCGGGGCTGCTGCTGATCCTCGGCGTCGACGCGTTCCTCGACATGGGGCGCTCGGCCACGAACGCGGTGGGCAACTCGATCGCCAGCGCGGTGGTCGCGAAGTGGGAAGGTGCGCTGATGTCGGAAGCCGAGGCCGAAGCGAATGCGGCGCGGCTGGATGCCGAAGCCGAAAAGCAGATGAACGAGCCGGCTCGTGACGCCGATCGTGTCACCGCTGCCTGA
- a CDS encoding DUF3331 domain-containing protein — MNDSAAPWLRTVAAIGSFDMPGAPRRRSTTRDRLPSWDAASRPTISVLERPTPDTVMISWCDACTGHYGYQKWRLLTTRRRGTCALSGRPIEIGDSVYSPQLLGSTPGNAAAMVLATCIDAARAAEAA, encoded by the coding sequence ATGAACGACAGCGCAGCGCCCTGGCTCAGGACCGTCGCCGCGATCGGCAGCTTCGACATGCCGGGCGCGCCCCGCCGACGCAGCACCACGCGCGACCGGCTGCCGTCGTGGGACGCGGCGAGCCGGCCGACGATCAGCGTGCTCGAACGTCCGACGCCCGACACCGTGATGATTTCGTGGTGCGACGCATGCACCGGGCACTACGGCTACCAGAAGTGGCGGCTGCTCACGACGCGGCGGCGCGGCACCTGTGCGCTGTCGGGACGGCCGATCGAGATCGGCGACAGCGTGTATTCGCCGCAACTGCTGGGATCGACGCCGGGCAACGCCGCCGCGATGGTGCTGGCGACGTGCATCGATGCGGCCCGGGCCGCCGAGGCGGCCTGA
- a CDS encoding TetR/AcrR family transcriptional regulator, with amino-acid sequence MAEVTERAPSRRTRGRPLAGASVGPDVILRAARRTFAKRGYDATSVREVARELSVDAALIAHHFGTKETLWLAVVEQIVELAEPMFDAMHALRTSSLAHRDRVRRAIELCVEHEFGEPDMGMFFSTAATEEGGRLDRLQERLVRPFHEAMFPLLAEAVEAGEIRAADPNVLFFMLASAIGTTVSYSHMMLEFTSLPTRQLEFKQAVLAVALNILGD; translated from the coding sequence GTGGCTGAAGTCACTGAGCGCGCACCGTCGCGGCGTACGCGCGGGCGGCCGCTGGCGGGTGCGTCCGTCGGTCCGGACGTGATATTGCGGGCCGCGCGCCGCACGTTCGCGAAGCGCGGCTACGACGCGACGAGCGTGCGGGAAGTCGCGCGGGAACTGAGCGTCGACGCGGCGCTGATCGCCCATCATTTCGGCACGAAGGAAACGTTGTGGCTGGCCGTCGTCGAGCAGATCGTCGAGCTGGCCGAGCCGATGTTCGACGCGATGCACGCGCTGCGCACGTCGTCGCTGGCGCACCGCGACCGCGTGCGGCGCGCGATCGAGCTGTGCGTCGAGCACGAGTTCGGCGAGCCCGACATGGGCATGTTCTTCTCGACGGCGGCGACCGAGGAGGGTGGGCGGCTCGACCGGCTGCAGGAGCGGCTCGTGCGCCCGTTTCACGAGGCGATGTTTCCGCTGCTGGCGGAGGCGGTGGAGGCCGGCGAGATTCGCGCCGCGGACCCCAATGTGTTGTTCTTCATGCTCGCGAGCGCGATCGGCACGACGGTCTCGTACAGCCACATGATGCTGGAATTCACGTCGCTGCCCACGCGGCAGCTCGAGTTCAAGCAGGCCGTGCTTGCCGTCGCGCTCAACATCCTCGGCGACTGA
- the ggt gene encoding gamma-glutamyltransferase, translating to MRRLVVLTLLSALHVCAFAASEPAVEATNGMVVSSQHLASQIGIDILKEGGNAVDAAVAVGYAQAVTNPCCGNIGGGGFMTLHMADGRDRFINFRETAPAAASANMYLDASGNVRPDESLYGYRAVGVPGTVAGLDLALRKYGKLTRKQVMAPAIRLARDGFILTRGDTDILDTTIQRFKTDPEAARIFLRPDGTPLQPGDRLVQKDLARTLERIAAQGPDAFYHGEIPKIVAAASKRAGGVIAASDFASYRAEDMAPLKCTYRGYEFVSAPPPSSGGVTMCETLNILEGYDLRKLGYHSAASIHYMTEAMRHAYEDRNTLLGDPNFIDNPVAKLTSKAYAADIRKSIHADTATPSVDVQPGVGVHEKPETTHYSIIDRDGNAVSTTYTVNGRFGAVVIPPGTGFFLNDEMDDFTVKVGAQNLFGLVQGTRNSIAPGKRPLSSMAPTIVTKDGKVFMVVGSPGGSRIITITLQTVLNVIDYGMAPQDAVDAPRIHHQWLPDEVYYETYGLSPDTRAILRNMGYKMVEQTPWGAAELIMVGLPGTEAASRQSSGNDSSVSGNVRVGFVYGSNDPRRPAGSAIGY from the coding sequence ATGAGGCGGCTTGTTGTACTCACCCTGTTGTCGGCATTGCACGTGTGCGCGTTCGCCGCTTCGGAGCCCGCGGTCGAAGCGACGAACGGCATGGTCGTCTCGTCGCAGCACCTCGCATCGCAAATCGGCATCGACATCCTGAAGGAAGGCGGCAACGCGGTGGACGCCGCCGTGGCGGTCGGCTATGCGCAGGCGGTGACCAACCCGTGCTGCGGCAATATCGGCGGCGGCGGTTTCATGACCCTCCACATGGCCGATGGCCGGGACCGGTTCATCAATTTCCGCGAGACCGCGCCGGCCGCGGCATCCGCGAACATGTATCTCGATGCGTCGGGCAATGTCCGCCCGGATGAAAGCCTGTACGGTTATCGCGCCGTCGGCGTGCCGGGCACGGTCGCCGGCCTCGATCTCGCGCTGCGCAAATACGGGAAGCTGACGCGCAAGCAGGTGATGGCGCCCGCGATCCGGCTCGCGCGCGACGGCTTCATCCTGACGCGCGGCGACACGGACATCCTCGACACGACGATCCAGCGCTTCAAGACGGACCCGGAAGCGGCCCGCATCTTCCTCCGCCCCGACGGCACGCCGCTGCAGCCGGGCGATCGCCTGGTGCAGAAGGATCTGGCCCGCACGCTGGAGCGCATCGCGGCGCAGGGGCCCGATGCGTTCTATCACGGCGAGATTCCGAAGATCGTCGCGGCGGCGTCGAAGCGCGCCGGCGGCGTGATCGCGGCGAGCGATTTCGCGTCCTATCGCGCGGAAGACATGGCGCCGCTGAAATGCACGTATCGCGGCTATGAATTCGTGTCGGCGCCGCCCCCGAGTTCCGGCGGCGTGACGATGTGCGAGACGCTGAACATCCTCGAAGGGTATGACCTGCGCAAGCTGGGCTATCACTCAGCGGCGTCGATCCACTACATGACCGAAGCGATGCGGCATGCGTACGAGGATCGCAATACGCTGCTCGGCGATCCGAACTTCATCGACAATCCGGTCGCGAAGCTGACGAGCAAGGCATACGCGGCGGACATCCGCAAGAGCATCCACGCCGATACGGCGACGCCGTCGGTCGACGTGCAGCCTGGCGTCGGCGTGCACGAGAAGCCGGAGACCACGCACTATTCGATCATCGACCGGGACGGCAACGCGGTGTCGACGACTTATACGGTGAACGGCCGCTTCGGCGCCGTGGTCATTCCGCCGGGGACGGGCTTCTTCCTGAACGACGAGATGGACGATTTCACCGTGAAGGTCGGCGCGCAGAACCTGTTCGGCCTGGTGCAGGGCACCCGCAATTCGATCGCGCCGGGCAAGCGCCCGCTGTCGTCGATGGCGCCGACCATCGTGACGAAGGACGGCAAGGTGTTCATGGTGGTCGGTTCGCCGGGCGGCTCGCGCATCATCACGATCACGCTGCAGACGGTGCTGAACGTGATCGACTACGGGATGGCGCCGCAGGATGCGGTCGATGCGCCCCGCATCCACCATCAGTGGCTGCCCGACGAGGTCTATTACGAAACCTATGGCCTGTCGCCCGATACGCGCGCGATCCTGCGCAACATGGGCTACAAGATGGTCGAGCAGACGCCGTGGGGCGCGGCCGAGCTGATCATGGTCGGCTTGCCCGGCACCGAAGCGGCGAGCCGGCAGAGTTCCGGGAACGACTCGTCGGTATCCGGCAACGTCCGGGTCGGCTTCGTCTACGGCTCCAACGACCCGCGCCGCCCGGCCGGCTCGGCGATCGGCTACTGA